The window ACAAGCAAACCCTTCCTCCCTGCCGTTAATAGTTATAGAAGGGTCCGCTCCATGTTCAAGTAGAAATTTTGCGAAAGTAGCATTACGTTTCCATATAGCAACTCCCAGAGGAGTTCCCCCCACAGCTGGATATGTTTTATTAATATTTGCTCCTCGTGATAGTAAAAAAGCAGCGATATCTTGATGGTCTTTCGTGCCGTAATAGGCTGCAACGATTAGTGGTGTATTCTGATACCTGCCAGTAACTCCATTAACATCAGTTTTTGCTACATCGACAAGAAAATGCACTGCTTCGACATTAGCTCGCCCTATGGCCTTACTTAGAGCTTCATCTCTACTTGGTAAAGTGATATTATTACATTGTTTTACTATATCATTTTCACATGATGGATTATTCAAACACTTCGCGCAATGAAACCATACTTTTTTAACTCATCAATATCTTCTGGAAAACTTGATACTGCACTTAAAGAGTAATTTTCCTCAAAGACATCTTTAAATAGACTACATCCATAAAGCATTGCAGTCAAAAAAAACAACATTATTGTCTTCAACAACATTGTCCCCTCCTGAATCATCTGGGATTAGCGACTCTATAATATACTTTGTTATGATAGCCAGGATCGATATCTTCTCCCAATTCAAACTTTAAGAAATCCAATAACTCCAGTTCTCTATAATTGTATAAAGCTCCTTTTTGGGCTGATGTAAAGGCTGAATCACCAAAATTACTTACTGCAAACTCATATCCACTTGCCATACCGTTACAAACAGGGCAATACAATTTATGTAATCCTCTCTAATCATTTTTGCATGCAAGCTTCATGTCGGCTCCTAAGTTTGCGTCACAAATAGCCTTCTCACTACCCAGAGTTCCATAGCACGTAACGGATCTTAGGTGATATAGCGTCCCTGCTGCGGGTCGTAAGTAAGCGTCTCATTTAAACCGTCTGGTCTGTTTCCTCCGGCTCCACAAAAATAATGTCCATCATTTTTAGTGGACACTATCGTATGGAATACC is drawn from Citrobacter rodentium NBRC 105723 = DSM 16636 and contains these coding sequences:
- a CDS encoding ankyrin repeat domain-containing protein, giving the protein MNNPSCENDIVKQCNNITLPSRDEALSKAIGRANVEAVHFLVDVAKTDVNGVTGRYQNTPLIVAAYYGTKDHQDIAAFLLSRGANINKTYPAVGGTPLGVAIWKRNATFAKFLLEHGADPSITINGREEGFACEKAMSKELPELFPMIPGCCSLALHDLNFDPNIAPETIPQCQGVKN